In Verrucomicrobiia bacterium, the following are encoded in one genomic region:
- a CDS encoding penicillin-binding transpeptidase domain-containing protein, translating to MALLENLHQGDRPLQALAGVMAAGLLVLLGGLWYVQIVAGKKYAEEQVAQSFRTVRIPAVRGKIVDRDGRVLAENRPAYHASVYLEALSPYFRQAYALLVSNEAARVRAQYHRNLTREERATLARAARYMVASNVVTRLGYLLGQPAELSPAAFHAHYDQRRALPLPAVLDLSSNQVARLMENTVLPVGVDLDVQPVRVYHHGLLAAHVLGYLRKDNSSFEGEEAFFNFRLPDYRGVIGIEGVFDAQLRGRAGVKSVLVNYLGYRQSENIWTPAEPGQNVVLTLDVELQRVAEKALAEAGRDTGQPTRGAVVVMEVHTGDLLVLASAPAYDPNDFLPAISPELMEQLNDPQQRPFINRATQERYPPGSIFKIITALAALEAGVLDPQEIYQGKGYAQVGDTRIGDTAPPGPYDFRRAFKLSSNDYFIHYGLRAGLEALLRVGQRLHLGEPVDLPTGQNDPGFFPTREWMQQRRARGVVWSEGDTANLCIGQGYLAVNPVQMAVMTAAIANGGRVLYPRLVQRVEPMEITGLGQNVVEYPPRLRGELGVHPRHLELVRDAMLADVEDPDATGRRAAVPGFRIGGKTGTAEVKQGRRVVDKITWFVAFGPYEHPQYAVVVMVESGASGGFTCAPVAAQIFKALRDRQRPAPLAMHSAQ from the coding sequence ATGGCATTGCTGGAAAATTTGCATCAGGGTGACCGGCCCTTGCAGGCGCTGGCGGGCGTGATGGCCGCCGGCCTGCTCGTTTTGCTCGGCGGCCTCTGGTACGTGCAAATTGTCGCCGGCAAGAAGTACGCCGAGGAGCAGGTGGCCCAGTCTTTTCGCACGGTCCGCATTCCGGCCGTGCGCGGCAAAATTGTGGATCGCGACGGACGCGTGCTGGCGGAAAACCGGCCGGCCTACCACGCCAGCGTGTACCTCGAAGCCTTGAGTCCCTACTTCCGCCAGGCCTATGCCCTCCTGGTCTCCAACGAAGCCGCCCGCGTGCGCGCCCAATATCATCGGAACCTGACGCGGGAGGAGCGTGCCACGCTGGCCCGCGCGGCCCGTTACATGGTGGCCAGCAACGTGGTGACCCGCCTTGGTTATTTGTTGGGCCAGCCGGCCGAGTTGTCGCCCGCAGCCTTTCACGCGCATTACGATCAACGCCGTGCCCTGCCGCTCCCGGCGGTCCTCGATTTAAGCTCCAATCAGGTGGCGCGGCTCATGGAAAACACCGTCCTGCCGGTGGGCGTGGATTTGGATGTGCAACCCGTCCGGGTCTATCATCACGGCCTCCTGGCCGCGCATGTGCTCGGGTACCTGCGCAAGGACAACTCGTCCTTCGAAGGCGAGGAGGCCTTTTTCAACTTCCGCCTCCCCGACTACCGCGGCGTCATCGGCATCGAGGGGGTGTTCGACGCCCAGCTCCGCGGCCGTGCCGGAGTGAAGTCCGTCCTGGTCAATTATCTGGGCTATCGCCAGAGCGAGAACATCTGGACCCCCGCCGAGCCGGGCCAGAATGTGGTGCTGACGCTGGATGTGGAACTGCAGCGCGTGGCCGAAAAAGCCCTGGCCGAAGCCGGCCGCGACACCGGCCAGCCCACCCGCGGCGCGGTGGTGGTGATGGAGGTGCACACGGGCGATCTGCTGGTGCTGGCCTCCGCGCCGGCCTATGACCCGAATGATTTTCTGCCCGCCATTTCCCCGGAGTTGATGGAGCAGTTGAATGATCCGCAGCAACGCCCGTTCATCAACCGCGCCACCCAGGAGCGTTACCCCCCCGGCTCTATCTTCAAAATCATCACCGCCCTGGCCGCCCTCGAGGCCGGGGTGCTGGACCCCCAGGAAATCTACCAGGGCAAAGGCTATGCGCAGGTGGGTGACACGCGCATTGGCGACACCGCGCCGCCCGGCCCGTATGACTTCCGCCGCGCCTTCAAACTTTCGAGCAATGATTACTTCATCCACTATGGCCTGCGCGCCGGGCTGGAGGCCCTCCTGCGGGTGGGCCAGCGGCTCCATTTGGGGGAACCGGTGGATTTGCCCACCGGCCAGAATGATCCCGGCTTTTTCCCCACGCGCGAATGGATGCAGCAGCGCCGCGCCCGCGGCGTGGTGTGGAGCGAGGGCGATACCGCCAACCTGTGCATCGGCCAGGGCTACCTCGCCGTCAACCCCGTCCAGATGGCGGTCATGACGGCGGCCATTGCCAATGGCGGGCGCGTCCTGTATCCCCGCCTGGTGCAGCGGGTGGAGCCCATGGAGATCACCGGCCTGGGCCAGAACGTGGTGGAATACCCCCCGCGCCTGCGGGGCGAGCTGGGCGTCCACCCCCGCCATCTGGAGCTTGTGCGCGATGCCATGCTGGCCGATGTGGAAGACCCCGATGCCACCGGCCGCCGGGCCGCGGTGCCCGGTTTCCGCATCGGCGGCAAAACCGGCACGGCGGAAGTCAAACAAGGTCGGCGGGTGGTGGACAAAATCACCTGGTTTGTGGCTTTTGGCCCGTATGAGCACCCGCAGTATGCGGTGGTGGTCATGGTGGAAAGCGGCGCCTCCGGCGGATTCACCTGCGCGCCGGTGGCCGCGCAAATCTTCAAAGCCCTGCGGGACCGGCAGCGGCCGGCGCCCCTGGCCATGCACTCTGCCCAATGA
- a CDS encoding rod shape-determining protein MreC, giving the protein MLRKQHWWILGAAALAGLLVLGLPERAAARLKQGLAALFLPLFGLSQSSGRLADKAGALTVPKAELLAENERLRREIQELRLRQHQAAEWWRENEALRRHLGWKAQAPWKMKLVRVIGRDPANWWRAMHIDAGLADGLRPNYPVVTPEGLVGRLHECAEHRSLVVLLGDPKCRVAALVPEAQDSGIVLPGASASWKNQFVELAYLSRQTELKPGQRVITSGLGGIFPPGIPIGDIADWRLVDGLYVEARVRVAVNFSALEEVWVLIP; this is encoded by the coding sequence ATGTTACGCAAACAACATTGGTGGATTTTGGGCGCAGCCGCACTGGCGGGCCTCCTCGTGCTCGGCCTGCCGGAGCGCGCCGCCGCCCGCCTGAAACAAGGCCTGGCGGCCCTCTTCCTTCCGCTCTTCGGCCTCTCCCAATCCTCCGGACGCCTGGCCGACAAGGCCGGAGCGCTGACCGTCCCCAAGGCGGAGCTGCTTGCCGAAAACGAGCGCTTGCGCCGGGAGATCCAGGAGCTCCGGCTCCGCCAGCATCAGGCCGCCGAATGGTGGCGCGAAAACGAAGCCCTCCGCCGCCATCTCGGCTGGAAGGCCCAGGCCCCCTGGAAGATGAAACTCGTGCGGGTCATTGGCCGTGACCCCGCCAACTGGTGGCGCGCCATGCACATTGACGCCGGCCTGGCCGACGGCCTCCGCCCCAATTATCCGGTGGTCACCCCCGAGGGCCTGGTCGGCCGCTTGCATGAGTGCGCCGAGCATCGCTCCCTCGTGGTCTTGCTCGGTGACCCCAAATGCCGCGTGGCCGCCCTGGTGCCGGAGGCCCAGGACTCCGGCATTGTCCTGCCCGGCGCCTCGGCTTCCTGGAAAAACCAGTTTGTGGAGCTGGCCTACCTGTCCCGGCAGACCGAGCTTAAACCCGGCCAGCGGGTCATCACCAGCGGCCTGGGGGGGATCTTCCCGCCGGGCATTCCGATTGGGGATATTGCGGACTGGCGGCTGGTGGACGGCCTGTACGTCGAGGCGCGGGTGCGCGTGGCGGTAAATTTTAGTGCGCTGGAGGAGGTATGGGTGTTAATTCCATGA
- a CDS encoding exosortase system-associated protein, TIGR04073 family — translation MCNVICWLGLAILVAGLGAGCAGPEKKLGRGMNNATEFLRLGELRRSVEQTALFDSPESAYTTGFIRGMNRTLARTGIGIYEIITFPFPSYEPVLTHKFSAKPVYPDTYRPNLIEDQTFAPDTSLGFAGGDVIPFVPGSRFRVFDN, via the coding sequence ATGTGTAATGTCATTTGCTGGTTGGGCCTCGCCATCCTGGTGGCGGGGCTGGGCGCAGGCTGTGCGGGTCCGGAGAAAAAACTGGGCCGGGGCATGAACAACGCCACGGAGTTTCTGCGGCTGGGCGAGCTGCGCCGCTCGGTGGAGCAAACCGCGCTTTTTGACAGCCCGGAATCGGCCTACACCACGGGTTTCATTCGCGGCATGAATCGCACCCTCGCCCGCACCGGCATTGGCATCTACGAAATCATCACCTTCCCCTTCCCGAGCTATGAGCCTGTGTTGACGCACAAGTTTTCGGCCAAGCCGGTGTACCCGGATACCTACCGGCCCAACTTGATCGAAGATCAGACTTTTGCCCCCGACACCTCCCTGGGCTTTGCCGGCGGCGATGTCATCCCCTTCGTCCCGGGCAGCCGTTTCCGGGTGTTTGATAATTAA
- a CDS encoding rod shape-determining protein — MLAQLKSLFSNDIGIDLGTANTLVYVRDRGIVLREPSVVAIQAGTTNVVAVGEEAKRMIGRTPVNLVAIRPMKDGVIAEFEITEAMLRHFIQKVHYRKLIAPRVVVAVPSGITEVEKRAVRDSAMHAGAREVYLIEQPMASAIGVGMPVHEPAGNMIVDIGGGTCEIAIISLSGIVYSRSLRVGGDEFDETIVAHMKRTYNLMIGERTAEEIKIRIGSAFPLEQELTMEVKGRDLGAGLPKTITIRSEEIREALQEPLSQILESVRITLERCPPELSADLVDRGIVVAGGGALLRGIDRLISEETGLPVHIADDPLTAVAEGTGRVLQEMEFLKRVTSQPRG; from the coding sequence ATGTTGGCGCAACTAAAGAGCCTGTTCTCCAACGACATCGGCATAGACCTGGGCACGGCAAACACCCTGGTGTACGTGCGGGATCGCGGGATCGTGCTCCGGGAGCCGAGCGTCGTGGCCATTCAAGCCGGCACCACCAACGTGGTGGCCGTGGGAGAAGAGGCCAAGCGCATGATCGGGCGCACACCGGTGAATCTGGTGGCCATCCGCCCCATGAAGGACGGGGTGATCGCGGAGTTTGAGATCACCGAGGCGATGCTGCGGCATTTCATTCAAAAAGTGCATTACCGCAAGCTGATCGCCCCCCGGGTGGTGGTGGCCGTGCCTTCGGGCATCACCGAGGTGGAAAAAAGAGCCGTGCGCGATTCGGCCATGCATGCCGGCGCCCGCGAGGTGTATCTCATTGAGCAACCCATGGCTTCGGCCATCGGCGTGGGCATGCCCGTGCATGAGCCGGCCGGCAATATGATTGTGGACATTGGTGGCGGCACTTGTGAAATCGCCATCATCTCCCTCTCCGGCATCGTCTATAGCCGCAGCCTGCGGGTGGGCGGAGACGAGTTCGACGAAACCATTGTCGCGCACATGAAGCGCACCTACAACCTCATGATTGGCGAACGCACCGCGGAAGAAATCAAAATTCGCATTGGTTCGGCCTTTCCGCTGGAGCAGGAATTAACCATGGAAGTTAAAGGTCGCGATCTCGGCGCCGGGTTGCCGAAGACCATTACCATCCGGTCCGAGGAAATTCGCGAGGCATTGCAGGAACCGCTTTCCCAGATTTTGGAGTCCGTGCGCATCACGCTGGAACGATGCCCGCCGGAATTGTCCGCCGATCTGGTGGACCGCGGCATCGTGGTGGCGGGCGGCGGCGCGCTGTTGCGCGGCATTGACCGGCTGATCTCCGAGGAGACCGGCCTGCCGGTGCACATCGCCGACGACCCCCTCACCGCCGTGGCCGAAGGCACCGGCCGGGTGTTGCAGGAAATGGAGTTCTTGAAGCGGGTTACTTCGCAGCCCAGAGGTTAA
- the ispE gene encoding 4-(cytidine 5'-diphospho)-2-C-methyl-D-erythritol kinase: MPMNRLERSSPCKINLLLNILGRRPDGFHELETLFFPLPLHDRLEFEPAAGGSGIVLTCTHPGLPTGPENLVYRAAQSFFATTGLPPAVRIHLEKNLPLAAGLGAGSANAAVTLQALNEMHHRPLTPAQLHELAATLGSDVPFFLQDRPALAFGRGEQLEPLPELTAMKNGAVLLVHPGFGVSTAWAYRALAEFPEALNGRPGRARALAQVLQKGSLLEAAPHFYNALEAPVLRKYPLLQWFQDFLRGQGAIAALMSGSGSTTFALMPGPAAAENALAALRAAYQADFWSAVVPLA; encoded by the coding sequence ATGCCCATGAACCGCCTGGAGCGATCATCCCCCTGTAAAATCAATCTTTTATTGAACATTCTGGGCCGTCGCCCGGATGGATTTCACGAGCTGGAGACGCTCTTTTTTCCGCTGCCGTTGCATGATCGCCTTGAGTTTGAACCGGCGGCGGGCGGCTCCGGCATCGTGCTGACCTGCACGCATCCCGGATTGCCCACCGGCCCGGAGAATCTCGTGTATCGGGCCGCTCAAAGCTTCTTCGCCACCACCGGCCTGCCGCCCGCGGTACGCATCCACCTGGAAAAAAATCTCCCGCTGGCCGCCGGCCTCGGGGCGGGCAGTGCCAACGCCGCCGTGACCCTGCAGGCCCTGAATGAGATGCACCACCGCCCCTTGACCCCTGCCCAGTTGCATGAATTGGCGGCCACTTTAGGCTCGGATGTGCCCTTTTTCCTCCAAGACCGGCCGGCGCTTGCTTTTGGCCGCGGCGAGCAACTGGAGCCGCTGCCGGAGTTGACCGCCATGAAAAATGGGGCGGTTCTCCTGGTTCACCCCGGCTTTGGCGTTTCCACGGCCTGGGCCTATCGCGCCCTGGCCGAATTCCCCGAGGCCTTGAACGGCCGTCCCGGCCGCGCCCGGGCTTTGGCGCAAGTTCTTCAGAAGGGCAGTTTGCTTGAAGCTGCGCCCCATTTCTACAACGCGCTGGAGGCGCCGGTGCTGCGCAAATATCCCCTGCTGCAATGGTTTCAGGATTTTCTGCGCGGTCAGGGTGCCATCGCCGCCCTTATGAGCGGCAGCGGCTCCACCACCTTTGCCTTGATGCCCGGCCCGGCCGCGGCGGAAAACGCCCTGGCGGCATTGCGCGCTGCCTATCAGGCGGACTTTTGGTCTGCGGTGGTCCCGCTGGCATGA